Proteins encoded in a region of the Mucispirillum schaedleri ASF457 genome:
- a CDS encoding chemotaxis protein CheW, which produces MSEELFDDVEQSEYAEEMDQIQLVGVKLGDEEYAIDVLKINTIIRSIEITIVPRMESYILGVMNLRGKVVPVIDLRVRFNLAKNDFDKATRIIVVNINNENIGFVVDEVTEVMRIKRSMVEPTPPLVGSIGQEYILGICKYDSRLIMLLDIDRVINESEASESELRKKMLGSTKQTVLAPIAAPEPAAPAPVQEQHAEDTMLPDANSVETPVISAEADEGDSAIETGSADSDIEDNIDALIARELAMREAETDELNKKKRKPQLNPDDVLKDALEQSNAIFQIDSSDQIEQNDLDSLIAKELAMREAETDELNKKHREEKKNTDIDIDLSVVDPDAVPMVEIITHPVEEQYEEERLTPEVGIDTSPAANPTSDGESVQVSIKELKRIADKIISGDETGSKIGVNIKGEIGELLRLILDTKNRVDEIDPLIEKSKENLPNVTSMLEGVNDDTEKATINLMEASDSMADFYKSFISDIAALKKLANKEHEDEFMALYEKIVNNLSEAESLGFKILESLEFQDITEQKLRKVIKSIEDMGSRIGTIVGFLQVSDSKSSSEFRRNREQLLVDYGLA; this is translated from the coding sequence ATGAGTGAAGAATTATTTGATGATGTTGAACAAAGTGAATATGCAGAAGAGATGGACCAAATCCAGCTTGTTGGAGTTAAACTTGGTGATGAAGAATATGCTATTGATGTTCTGAAAATCAATACAATCATCAGGTCTATTGAAATCACAATTGTTCCTCGTATGGAATCATACATACTTGGTGTTATGAACCTTCGTGGCAAGGTAGTTCCTGTTATTGATTTACGAGTTCGCTTTAATCTTGCAAAAAATGATTTTGATAAAGCAACTAGAATAATTGTGGTGAACATTAATAATGAAAATATAGGTTTTGTTGTTGATGAAGTAACAGAAGTTATGCGTATTAAACGCTCTATGGTTGAGCCTACTCCGCCATTAGTTGGCTCTATTGGTCAAGAATATATTTTAGGTATTTGTAAATATGATTCTAGATTAATTATGCTTTTAGATATAGATAGAGTTATTAATGAAAGTGAAGCAAGTGAAAGTGAACTTCGTAAAAAAATGCTTGGTTCAACTAAACAGACAGTATTAGCTCCTATTGCAGCACCAGAGCCAGCAGCACCGGCACCTGTTCAAGAACAGCATGCTGAAGATACAATGCTTCCAGATGCAAATAGTGTTGAAACACCAGTTATCAGTGCAGAAGCAGATGAGGGAGATAGTGCAATAGAAACTGGCAGTGCAGATTCTGATATTGAAGACAATATTGATGCATTAATAGCCAGAGAATTAGCTATGAGAGAAGCTGAAACTGACGAATTGAATAAAAAAAAAAGGAAGCCGCAGCTAAATCCAGATGATGTGCTGAAAGATGCATTAGAGCAAAGTAATGCTATCTTTCAAATAGATTCAAGTGATCAGATAGAGCAGAATGATTTAGACAGCTTAATTGCTAAAGAGCTGGCTATGCGTGAAGCGGAAACTGATGAGCTTAATAAAAAGCACAGAGAGGAAAAAAAAAATACTGATATAGACATAGACCTTTCTGTTGTAGACCCAGATGCTGTTCCTATGGTTGAAATTATTACTCATCCAGTAGAGGAACAGTATGAGGAAGAAAGGCTGACACCAGAAGTAGGGATAGATACATCCCCTGCTGCAAACCCAACAAGTGATGGAGAATCTGTTCAAGTGTCAATAAAAGAGTTAAAAAGAATTGCCGATAAAATTATCTCTGGTGATGAAACTGGAAGTAAAATTGGTGTAAATATAAAAGGTGAGATAGGAGAGCTTTTAAGGCTTATATTAGATACTAAAAATAGAGTTGATGAAATAGACCCTCTGATTGAAAAATCTAAAGAAAATCTGCCAAATGTAACATCAATGCTTGAAGGTGTAAATGATGATACAGAGAAAGCAACTATTAACTTAATGGAAGCATCAGACAGTATGGCTGATTTTTATAAGTCATTTATTTCTGATATTGCAGCACTGAAAAAACTTGCTAATAAAGAACATGAAGATGAATTTATGGCTCTTTATGAAAAAATAGTAAATAATCTTTCTGAAGCAGAATCACTTGGCTTTAAAATATTAGAATCACTTGAGTTTCAAGATATTACAGAGCAGAAACTTCGCAAAGTAATCAAATCTATTGAAGATATGGGTTCAAGAATAGGCACAATAGTTGGTTTTCTACAGGTTAGTGATAGTAAATCAAGCAGTGAGTTTAGAAGAAATAGAGAACAGCTTCTTGTAGATTATGGTTTAGCATAA